One Phragmites australis chromosome 23, lpPhrAust1.1, whole genome shotgun sequence DNA window includes the following coding sequences:
- the LOC133906048 gene encoding psbP domain-containing protein 1, chloroplastic-like yields MISTSTVLLFGPKHIALAETTGGAFRECIDAFDGYTFLYPKSWIQSTRTEILRNVPISVSTGSVEDLCPPEKAAEKVLKQYLTEFMPTRLGVRRESNVLSASSKVADDGRLYYEVEVNIKSYASNNELAVMPRDRVQRLVWDRRYLSLLGVENKRLYELRLQTPEQVFVQEEDDLRRVMDSFKVIKTA; encoded by the exons ATGATATCCACTTCAACAGTCCTACTTTTCGGGCCAAAACATATTGCCTTAGCTGAGACAACCGGCGGTGCATTCAGGGAGTGCATCGACGCATTTGATGGTTACACCTTCTTGTACCCGAAAAGCTGGATCCAG TCAACCAGAACCGAAATTCTTCGCAACGTACCAATTTCAGTGTCAACCGGGAGTGTTGAGGATCTATGCCCCCCAGAGAAGGCTGCCGAGAAGGTTCTGAAGCAGTATCTGACAGAGTTCATGCCGACTAGGCTGGGCGTTCGGCGCGAATCAAATGTCTTGTCAGCGTCGTCGAAGGTCGCTGATGATGGCAGGCTCTACTACGAAGTTGAG GTGAACATAAAATCCTACGCGAGCAATAACGAGCTTGCAGTGATGCCTCGGGACAGGGTACAAAGGCTGGTGTGGGACAGGCGGTACCTTTCGCTCCTCGGCGTCGAGAACAAGCGGCTCTATGAGCTCCGGTTGCAGACGCCGGAGCAGGTGTTCGTGCAGGAAGAGGACGACCTGAGAAGAGTCATGGACTCCTTCAAGGTCATCAAGACGGCTTAG
- the LOC133905785 gene encoding transcription factor JAMYB-like yields the protein MATPQRSRSSNAVAMACSPVPVVLDDDHSHHDGEAQEEEQLELRRGPWTVDEDLTLVNYIADHGEGRWNSLARAAGLRRTGKSCRLRWLNYLRPDVKRGNFTADEQLLILDLHSRWGNRWSKIAQHLPGRTDNEIKNYWRTRVQKHAKQLNCDANSQRFKDAMRYLWTPRLVDVDDHLRRLLRAQQQSAGDHGGYIASDVDVHAQLSGMVMTSSSDSFATSDQSYDGGLFAKVRAGEMPVDGGDWTQETNQGWMWSDDHHQSAHANGGQFQDTELSGWVQGFSEGITENFWALEDIWKMQ from the exons ATGGCCACACCACagaggagcaggagcagcaacgCCGTGGCCATGGCATGCTCTCCCGTCCCCGTAGTGCTCGACGACGACCACAGCCACCACGACGGGGAAgcacaggaggaggagcagctggAGCTCCGGCGCGGCCCGTGGACCGTCGATGAGGACCTCACCCTCGTCAACTACATCGCCGACCACGGGGAGGGCCGCTGGAACTCCCTCGCCCGCGCCGCCG GGCTGAGGCGGACGGGCAAGAGctgccggctgcggtggctGAACTACCTCCGGCCGGACGTGAAGCGCGGCAACTTCACTGCCGACGAGCAGCTGCTCATCCTCGACCTCCACTCCCGCTGGGGCAACCg GTGGTCGAAGATCGCGCAGCATCTACCCGGGAGGACcgacaacgagatcaagaacTACTGGAGGACCCGGGTGCAAAAACACGCCAAGCAGCTCAACTGCGACGCCAACAGCCAGCGATTCAAGGACGCCATGAGGTACCTGTGGACGCCGCGcctcgtcgacgtcgacgaccacctccgccgcctcctccgcgccCAGCAGCAGTCCGCCGGTGACCACGGTGGCTACATCGCCTCCGACGTCGACGTCCACGCCCAGTTGTCCGGCATGGTGATGACCTCGTCGTCGGACTCGTTCGCGACGTCGGACCAGTCGTACGACGGGGGCCTCTTCGCAAAGGTGCGCGCGGGGGAGATGCCGGTGGACGGTGGGGATTGGACGCAGGAGACGAATCAAGGGTGGATGTGGTCAGACGATCACCATCAGTCGGCACATGCCAACGGTGGCCAGTTTCAGGACACGGAGCTCAGTGGATGGGTGCAAGGCTTCTCCGAGGGCATCACTGAGAACTTTTGGGCATTGGAGGACATTTGGAAGATGCAATGA